In Manduca sexta isolate Smith_Timp_Sample1 unplaced genomic scaffold, JHU_Msex_v1.0 HiC_scaffold_1042, whole genome shotgun sequence, the genomic window ataataagaaacaaaactTATGATTGTCATAATATACAGAACAAAGACAGTGACGGAATGTATGACGAATGGAGCTCCCTGCCCCTGGAGGGCGGAGGGCGAGGGGTGCCTGGCGCCGTCGGCGGCCGGGAGGTGGTGCTGGCGGTGGTGAAGCAGCTCACCGCATGAGCCCAGTCCACTCACCACTGATGCCAGGTATGATAAGTATTGGCTTTAGGTAGAAACAGGTTAGGTTCAAGGCAGAGCACTAAGGGTTTAAGGGGCTCCACAGGCTTTGAAAATGTCATCATTGATGATAAAATTGGGGTGCCAAAATAAATGCCTGGGAATGATACTATAGTATAAGAAATATACTGTGGACCAGTTGTAACAGAATACCAGTCTTATGTTATACTTATGCAGTTCAGAATTAATTTCGCCTATATTTAAGTTTGTGATAAGTTCACCACACTGACTTAGGGTGTGTAAGCTAAGGTGAAGATGATTTTTAAGATTTACCTATGAAATTGGTTAAGGATGCAAacaatgttcataatatatacataacttctgtatagttataatattaataactaaagagtgattagtttgtttttttgacTATTGTAGGCACAATACATTTCCTTGAACCTCATATTTAATAGGCTTACATAGGTTAATGATGGTTGTTTTTAATAGAGCAGTGATTGAGCCATATGTGTGACAGGTGGAGTGGGTGCTAGAGGTGATCCGGTTCGGGCTCTCCCTCCCGCTGTCGGAGCACGGCGCGCTGCGGGACTGCGTGCGCGTGCTGTGCGCGTGGCTGGGCGCGCTGCTGCCGCCGGCGCCGCCCGCCatgcccgccgcgcccgccgtgcCCGCGCCCGtgcacgccgcgccgcaccggTACGCGCGCAAGATACTCAGGCATCTGCAGAACCTGTTTGTGCCCAGGCCTAATGAGAGTGAGTTGGgttgcattttgttttatatagtgGTATTACATTGCCTCATTAGAGGCATTTCGTGGAAGTAATTTTGCGATCTGCACAATATATTCTTGATCAGGTTACATACAGTTGAAAGTAGATTTGTATTGTGTGAAAGACTATGCCTCAATTCAAGCCTACTCGTTCTTTCTATTTAGTTggtaattttaagaaaattgtaaaaacatatttaaattctcTTTCCAAGCACTCACATTCATATATCAAATGGAGTTaggtaagtttttgtttttttgagaATTACGTTTTAAGTTGAAATGTATAGAAAGTAaacgtgtgtgtgcgtgcgtacgTAGGCGGCGACCTGATCAGCAAGCAGGCGGTGTTGTGCCACCGCGTGCTGCGGCTGGCGCGCGCGCTGGCGGAGCGCGGGTCGCTGGGCGCGGGCGAGTGGCGCGCGCTGCTGGTGCTGCTGCTGGCCGCGGCCGCCGCGCTGCtggcgccgcccgccgcgccgcacggCGCCGCCGAGCAACTCTGCGAGCGCGTGCTCTGCGTGCTCTTCGAGGTACACACTACTATACATACCATaccataaaacaaatatctttaaaCCTTTTGCTCTACATTTTACAAGAAGCTTGTGTagtatactattaaaatattactcacaTCAAGCCCCATTTAGTATGGTACACTAAGTACCTCTTAGTAGATATAAATAGTGCGTGTTATGCAGGTATGGATCCTGGCGTGCCACCGGTGCTTCCCGTCGCCGGCGCTGTGGCGCACGCTGCGCGAGCACTGCATGCGCTGGCGCCACCGCGCGCCGCTCACGGACCACTGGGCGCGCGTGTCGCTGTGCCTCACGGCGCGCCTGCTCACCATCCTCTACGGGCCCATGTTCCCCGCGCTGCCCATCGGTCAGTACACTGTCTCGCgctacacattataaaacaaaaggaCCATTAACTTCGTGTCGAAAGAAAACCGTTTTGtgaaaaaacatttcaatatgcaagttacattaaaaaatgctcttacataattacatttttaagggttttatatttaattatctatacCCTGTAAAATGCgagttaaaaaagaaaaaaaaggcaatataaaatttatcaaaccaccacaaaaaatttaaaccaaCAAAGTTAAATGCTAATTTGCCTCAGCCGAGGAAGACGCGAACCTGATCCCGGCGGACATGAGCTCGGAGGCGGTGATACAGACGTGGTACCGCATCCTGCACACAATCGGCAACCCCGTGGATCTGTGTCGGCCGCACATCATCAGCCAGACGCCGGATTTCTTGCAGGTTATACAGCATGTtcataaataattgatttagaATGAACTTATACAGGTTGTTACAAAAAGTAGGGTTTTAACGCCGCtttgttgaaatttattatgTGGATAATATaatccgt contains:
- the LOC119191107 gene encoding ral GTPase-activating protein subunit beta-like; translated protein: MPAAPAVPAPVHAAPHRYARKILRHLQNLFVPRPNESGDLISKQAVLCHRVLRLARALAERGSLGAGEWRALLVLLLAAAAALLAPPAAPHGAAEQLCERVLCVLFEVWILACHRCFPSPALWRTLREHCMRWRHRAPLTDHWARVSLCLTARLLTILYGPMFPALPIAEEDANLIPADMSSEAVIQTWYRILHTIGNPVDLCRPHIISQTPDFLQVIQHVHK